A stretch of Nonomuraea africana DNA encodes these proteins:
- a CDS encoding LLM class flavin-dependent oxidoreductase — MTDYGRQLSFGVSLDPCAGTWALTRRLARTAEDSGLDYLAVQDHPYQPGRLDAWTLITHLSAVTDRVSFLTDVADLQLRPPAMLAKAAASLSVLTDGRIQLGVGGGGIPNAIASMGGPARRGQDMVAFSRQRIIDEAAADAGRDPSTLRRVYNVIGVIGDHGDGPGLVGGVRRWVDTLAEWAVELGFDTFVFWLATDPERQLGLFAGEVVPAVRERVDAIWSGR; from the coding sequence ATGACCGACTACGGACGCCAACTCTCCTTCGGAGTGAGCCTCGACCCCTGCGCCGGGACATGGGCACTGACCCGGCGTCTCGCGCGGACGGCGGAGGACTCGGGCCTGGACTACCTCGCCGTCCAGGACCACCCGTACCAGCCCGGACGCCTCGACGCCTGGACCCTGATCACGCACCTGTCGGCGGTCACCGACCGCGTCTCCTTCCTCACCGACGTCGCCGACCTGCAGCTGCGTCCGCCGGCGATGCTTGCCAAGGCCGCCGCGTCGCTGAGCGTGCTGACCGACGGACGGATCCAGCTCGGTGTCGGCGGGGGCGGCATCCCCAACGCCATCGCCTCAATGGGCGGACCGGCGCGACGCGGACAGGACATGGTGGCGTTTTCACGTCAGCGGATCATCGACGAGGCGGCCGCCGACGCGGGCCGCGACCCGAGCACACTGCGGCGCGTCTACAACGTGATCGGCGTGATCGGTGACCACGGAGACGGACCCGGGCTCGTGGGCGGGGTGCGGCGGTGGGTGGACACGCTCGCCGAGTGGGCCGTGGAACTCGGCTTCGACACCTTCGTCTTCTGGCTCGCCACCGACCCCGAGCGGCAGCTCGGGCTCTTCGCCGGCGAGGTCGTGCCCGCGGTCCGCGAGCGCGTCGACGCAATCTGGAGCGGGCGATGA
- a CDS encoding helix-turn-helix domain-containing protein, whose protein sequence is MNSIHDDTCPSFEGILEMVGRRWTGSVLQAAAQGARRFGEYRAMIDGISDRLLSQRLKELEAAGLIERTVIPTTPVQIRYQLAPDGQALVNALLPLAQWSMHRSGPRGAGRVPSST, encoded by the coding sequence GTGAACTCCATTCATGACGACACCTGCCCGAGCTTCGAGGGCATCCTCGAAATGGTCGGACGCCGCTGGACGGGTTCGGTACTGCAGGCTGCCGCCCAGGGCGCCCGGCGCTTCGGCGAGTACCGGGCGATGATCGACGGCATCTCCGACCGGCTGCTCTCCCAGCGCCTGAAGGAACTCGAGGCCGCGGGCCTCATCGAGCGCACCGTCATCCCCACTACGCCCGTACAGATCCGCTATCAGCTGGCCCCGGACGGCCAGGCACTGGTGAACGCCCTGTTGCCGCTCGCGCAGTGGAGCATGCACCGCTCGGGCCCCAGGGGAGCGGGGCGGGTTCCGTCGTCGACGTAG
- a CDS encoding FAD-binding oxidoreductase — protein sequence MNDTFSTVPAELAGKVVTPDDRRYRPLRSTYTTVGRPAAVVLPESAGDVAAALRLAREMGLRVAVRSGGHGLSGSGTNHGNLVIDLSALHRVDVLDRGSRLVRVEAGARWAQVAQALAPHGLAISSGDHGNVGVGGIATGGGVGWLVRQYGLTIDHIRAVEVVLPDGSAVRADAEAEPDLLWVMRGAGAGAGIAVAFEIEAMELRDVGHAQLVAAVDPAGETLRRWADVMAQAPRELSTAVMLSSQGTGTAAFITAVVASDRPSVIRDAVEPLLGIGDVMARQAHVVPYTELVPPHHLHANSGQMPASTTNGLLTDMTPNAARALVTASAGPDPVLIQLRSLGGATHDPAPSATAFAHRHQNTLVVASAFPPDAPATLAAAWRPLAPHTDGAYVNFESAPDEATFARAYPGPTGSRVTDLWKRYDPDGVLRPRPPA from the coding sequence ATGAACGACACCTTCTCCACCGTGCCGGCCGAGCTCGCGGGCAAGGTGGTCACGCCCGACGACCGCCGCTACCGGCCGCTCCGCTCCACCTACACCACCGTGGGCCGCCCGGCCGCCGTGGTCCTGCCCGAGTCCGCGGGTGACGTCGCGGCGGCGCTGCGGCTCGCGCGGGAGATGGGCCTTCGGGTCGCCGTCCGCAGCGGCGGGCACGGCCTGTCCGGCAGCGGCACCAACCACGGCAATCTCGTCATCGACCTGAGCGCGCTGCACCGGGTCGACGTCCTCGACCGCGGCTCCCGGCTGGTCCGCGTCGAGGCGGGCGCCCGCTGGGCCCAGGTCGCCCAGGCGCTCGCCCCGCACGGGCTCGCCATCAGCTCGGGCGACCACGGCAACGTCGGAGTCGGCGGCATCGCCACCGGGGGCGGCGTCGGCTGGCTCGTGCGGCAGTACGGGCTCACCATCGACCACATCCGTGCCGTCGAGGTCGTCCTGCCCGACGGATCGGCCGTGCGCGCCGATGCCGAGGCCGAGCCCGACCTGCTGTGGGTGATGCGCGGGGCCGGCGCGGGTGCCGGGATCGCGGTGGCCTTCGAGATCGAGGCCATGGAGCTTCGTGACGTCGGCCACGCACAGCTGGTCGCGGCGGTGGACCCGGCCGGGGAGACACTGCGGCGCTGGGCCGACGTCATGGCACAGGCGCCGCGCGAGCTGTCGACGGCGGTGATGCTGTCCTCGCAGGGCACCGGCACTGCCGCGTTCATCACCGCGGTCGTGGCCTCGGACCGCCCGTCCGTCATCCGCGACGCCGTCGAACCGCTGCTCGGCATCGGCGACGTGATGGCCCGGCAGGCCCACGTCGTCCCCTACACCGAGCTGGTCCCACCGCACCATCTGCACGCCAACTCCGGGCAGATGCCCGCCAGCACGACCAACGGACTGCTCACCGACATGACCCCGAACGCCGCCCGCGCACTGGTCACCGCGTCGGCCGGCCCCGACCCGGTCCTGATCCAGCTGCGTTCACTCGGCGGCGCGACCCACGACCCTGCCCCCTCGGCCACCGCGTTCGCCCACCGCCACCAGAACACCCTCGTCGTCGCCTCGGCGTTCCCGCCGGACGCCCCCGCCACACTGGCCGCCGCCTGGCGCCCCCTCGCCCCGCACACCGACGGCGCCTACGTGAACTTCGAGAGCGCCCCCGACGAGGCGACGTTCGCCCGCGCCTACCCGGGACCGACCGGCTCCCGCGTCACCGACCTGTGGAAGCGCTACGACCCCGACGGCGTCCTGCGCCCCCGGCCACCGGCCTGA